One genomic region from Pseudanabaena sp. FACHB-2040 encodes:
- a CDS encoding ABC transporter permease: MLTYLVKRLITAIPTLIAISMVIFAILALAPGNPLGDLAANPSITAEVRENIRRSLGLDQPLPVRYVKWSLAFLTGNMGYSLTSRAPVSELIWQRLPVTLGILGAAYGVSLALAFPLGVFSALRRHSWLDRLISTLAFAGFSLPTFFTGLLFILLFSVRLGWFPFIYSSTLSLSDWSDVGAIVRQSILPIGVLVLFQTAVLLRFIRAAVIEELPQGYVQTARAKGLPQLRVIGVHILRNALMPVVTLVALDIPTLFTGSLVTEQVFRVPGIGSLLIDSIYRGDTPVVMAIAFIYAILVVLFNLLADILYGVIDPRVRYTD; this comes from the coding sequence ATGCTGACCTATCTTGTAAAGCGACTGATCACGGCCATTCCAACCTTGATTGCTATCAGCATGGTGATCTTTGCAATCTTGGCTCTGGCCCCTGGCAACCCCTTAGGAGATCTGGCTGCTAACCCCTCGATTACGGCTGAGGTGCGAGAAAACATCCGGCGATCGCTGGGGCTAGACCAGCCGCTGCCGGTGCGCTATGTGAAATGGTCCCTAGCTTTCCTAACAGGCAATATGGGCTACTCACTGACCAGCCGCGCTCCGGTTAGTGAGCTGATCTGGCAACGACTGCCTGTGACGCTGGGCATTTTGGGGGCAGCCTATGGGGTGAGCCTAGCTTTGGCCTTTCCGCTGGGCGTCTTCTCGGCGCTGCGCCGTCATTCTTGGCTAGACCGGCTGATTTCGACTCTGGCTTTTGCGGGATTTTCTCTGCCCACGTTTTTTACTGGGCTGCTATTCATTTTGCTGTTTAGCGTGCGGCTGGGCTGGTTTCCGTTTATCTACAGCAGCACGCTGAGCTTGAGCGACTGGTCTGATGTAGGGGCGATTGTGCGGCAGTCAATTTTGCCGATTGGCGTGTTGGTGCTGTTTCAGACGGCGGTGCTGTTGCGCTTTATTCGGGCGGCGGTGATAGAGGAGCTGCCCCAGGGCTATGTTCAGACAGCGCGAGCAAAGGGCTTGCCGCAGCTTCGGGTTATAGGAGTCCACATTCTGAGAAATGCACTGATGCCGGTGGTGACGCTGGTAGCGCTAGACATTCCCACCCTGTTTACCGGCTCGCTGGTGACGGAGCAGGTGTTTCGGGTGCCGGGGATTGGGTCTTTGCTGATTGACTCAATTTACCGGGGCGATACGCCTGTGGTAATGGCGATCGCATTTATCTACGCAATTTTGGTCGTGCTTTTCAACCTGCTGGCTGACATTTTGTATGGCGTGATTGACCCCCGAGTGCGCTACACAGACTGA
- a CDS encoding HDIG domain-containing metalloprotein, with protein sequence MKALQDLISAVEQWRQLSFKASLSGSVPLTSARSPLPSTDSPSEGEQLPVEAGDPCRPLKRRSPIRRHPRLIYAVAVLSLTASLGQRFYNQPELQVGTAAPETVAAPRDASVVDATATEDRQRAARSGALRVLRIDVEANVRINRTLNSLLQQASMLRSQAGQFPFTSTEVLSTPVQRYVRRADEAEWVELSSLVLPAVSATSGEVSTPVLAQLEASERFQALPWVQRKTVREMLGYRQRTSQQKFLELQIQIAGARRQYQRAKDSLKKMASSEQSDVFLNPAALDLTASEWETTRLILHKATDRMTAQGIMPGLPPEILNRAVTVQLRGMVPTAAEEFAIQTLMSALQPNLIEDPEQTRLQAEMAADAVEPIMVSTQQGEVIVKAGEPISSSAFVLLDHFNLSKRRFNWLGFTGFGVLVGGSVLVFLVIERRFHPGLRQRDHLLITLLVLGAAGLSVAGVSPYSLPAIGLLAGSFYGAILGSSLVGLLTLLLPIGTQVSTIPLLASAAGGIVSSLVASRMRSREELALLGGGVGLTQGVVYLVLTLMFIPVSPSAWYSILTGAGMQGIYGIISSIVALGLSPYLEHLFDLVTPIRLAELANPNRPLLKRLASEAPGTFQHTVFVASLAEAAARSVGCNVELVRAGTLYHDIGKMHDPLGFIENQMGGPNKHDILNDPWRSAAIIKKHVTEGLVMARKHRLPKAVQSFIPEHQGTMVIGYFHHQAQEWAAKDPGLTVNEQDFRYDGPIPQSLETGIVMLADSCEAALRSMQEATTEEALALVNRILRARWKDNQLVDSGLTREQMTVIAEVFVQVWQQYNHKRIAYPKAALASSPAS encoded by the coding sequence ATGAAGGCTCTCCAAGATCTCATTAGTGCCGTTGAACAGTGGCGTCAGCTTTCGTTTAAAGCCTCCCTTTCTGGCTCTGTCCCGCTGACCTCTGCTAGATCGCCCTTGCCTTCGACCGACTCCCCATCGGAGGGAGAGCAGCTGCCGGTAGAAGCGGGTGACCCCTGCCGGCCGCTAAAGCGCCGGAGTCCGATTCGTCGTCATCCTAGGTTGATCTATGCGGTGGCGGTGCTGTCTCTGACGGCTTCCTTGGGGCAGCGATTTTACAACCAGCCTGAGCTGCAGGTTGGAACAGCGGCTCCTGAGACGGTTGCTGCGCCCCGAGACGCTTCAGTGGTCGACGCCACAGCCACTGAGGACCGGCAGCGGGCGGCTCGCAGTGGTGCGTTGAGAGTTCTCAGAATTGACGTAGAAGCCAATGTCAGAATAAACCGGACATTGAACAGCTTGCTACAGCAGGCATCGATGCTGCGATCGCAAGCCGGCCAGTTTCCCTTTACCTCCACAGAAGTTTTATCTACCCCAGTGCAGCGCTACGTGCGACGGGCCGATGAAGCGGAGTGGGTGGAGCTAAGTTCTTTGGTGCTGCCGGCGGTCTCAGCGACTTCGGGAGAAGTCTCAACCCCAGTGCTGGCCCAGCTAGAGGCCAGTGAGCGGTTTCAGGCGCTGCCCTGGGTGCAGCGCAAAACAGTTCGCGAAATGTTGGGGTATCGTCAGCGAACCTCTCAGCAAAAATTCTTGGAGCTGCAAATCCAGATAGCCGGAGCTCGCCGGCAGTACCAGCGGGCTAAAGATAGCCTGAAAAAAATGGCGAGCTCGGAACAGAGCGATGTCTTTCTCAATCCTGCAGCGCTCGATCTGACGGCCTCAGAATGGGAGACGACGCGCCTGATTTTGCACAAAGCCACCGATCGTATGACGGCCCAGGGCATTATGCCGGGATTGCCGCCTGAGATTCTAAATCGAGCGGTAACAGTACAGCTGCGGGGAATGGTGCCGACAGCAGCCGAGGAGTTTGCCATCCAAACGCTGATGTCGGCGCTGCAGCCCAACCTCATTGAAGACCCAGAGCAGACTAGGCTGCAGGCAGAGATGGCGGCTGATGCGGTGGAGCCAATTATGGTGAGCACCCAGCAGGGAGAGGTCATTGTTAAAGCGGGAGAGCCGATCAGCTCAAGTGCCTTTGTTTTGCTGGATCACTTCAACCTCAGCAAACGGCGCTTTAACTGGTTAGGATTTACCGGATTTGGGGTGTTGGTGGGCGGCAGCGTTTTGGTGTTTCTGGTGATTGAGCGGCGGTTTCATCCGGGGCTGCGCCAGCGAGACCATCTGCTGATTACGCTGCTGGTGTTGGGGGCAGCAGGACTCAGCGTAGCCGGGGTTTCGCCCTATAGCTTGCCTGCTATTGGGCTGTTGGCGGGCTCTTTCTATGGTGCGATCCTGGGTAGCTCTCTGGTCGGTCTACTGACGTTGCTGCTGCCGATCGGCACTCAAGTCAGCACCATTCCGCTGCTGGCTAGCGCGGCGGGGGGAATTGTCTCTAGCTTAGTAGCGAGCCGAATGCGATCGCGCGAAGAACTGGCCCTGTTAGGCGGCGGCGTAGGTTTGACCCAGGGGGTGGTCTACCTAGTACTGACGCTCATGTTTATTCCGGTTTCACCATCGGCTTGGTACAGCATTTTGACAGGGGCAGGAATGCAGGGGATCTATGGCATCATTTCCAGCATCGTAGCCCTGGGATTAAGCCCCTATCTGGAGCATCTGTTTGATCTGGTGACGCCGATTCGACTGGCAGAGCTAGCCAACCCCAACCGCCCATTGCTAAAGCGACTAGCCTCGGAAGCTCCCGGCACCTTTCAGCACACCGTATTTGTGGCCAGCCTGGCCGAAGCAGCGGCCCGATCCGTGGGCTGCAATGTGGAGTTGGTCAGAGCCGGCACCTTGTATCACGACATCGGCAAAATGCACGACCCGCTGGGCTTCATTGAGAACCAGATGGGCGGCCCCAATAAGCACGACATTTTGAACGACCCTTGGCGCAGTGCTGCCATTATCAAAAAGCACGTCACTGAGGGGCTCGTAATGGCCCGTAAACACCGTTTGCCCAAGGCCGTACAGTCGTTTATTCCAGAGCATCAGGGAACGATGGTCATTGGCTATTTTCACCACCAGGCGCAGGAGTGGGCCGCCAAAGACCCGGGGCTGACAGTCAACGAGCAGGACTTTCGCTACGATGGGCCGATTCCCCAGTCCCTAGAAACTGGCATTGTCATGCTGGCCGACTCTTGTGAGGCGGCCCTGCGCTCAATGCAGGAGGCCACGACCGAAGAAGCCCTAGCCCTGGTCAACCGGATTTTGCGGGCGCGCTGGAAGGATAATCAGCTAGTAGACTCCGGCCTGACGCGGGAGCAAATGACGGTTATTGCTGAGGTCTTTGTGCAGGTGTGGCAGCAGTATAACCACAAGCGCATTGCTTACCCCAAGGCTGCCCTGGCATCTTCCCCAGCTTCCTGA